The DNA region CGTAGTCTGGTGGATCGTCGTGCTTTAGGGAGAAAATCCCGTTAAAGTTCATAGGAGGGCTCAGCTGGCTGTCGAAATGTGGGCTCGCGCTCTCGGGAGACGGGTTCTCGTAGTAGGGCTCGTACGCGCCGCTGTAGCCGTAGTGTCTAAAAGGTTTGGCGCTGCTGTCCAGGCTGCTCGCGCTGTGTCCGGGGGGCGTGTTCATGTCTGAGCCCGGGTACGAGTACATGGTATCGTAAGGCGACCTGCCAGAGAACATGACCTCCCCGTTGTGGTCTGTGAGGAAATTTCTGGCGTTGAGCTGCAAGCAGCCGGCCACCAGGTTGGTCGTGGGTTGAGATAATCCTTTGCACAAAGTCTGCACGAAGGAGAGGAGGTCCGGTCTCTTCCCCGCACTCAGAGTCTCTGACAGGGCCCAGATGTAGTTCTTAGCCAGTCTGAGGGTCTCAATCTTGGACAGTTTTTGAGTTTTGGAGTAGCACGGCACAACTTTACGCAGGCTCTCCAACGCGGCGTTCAGGCCGTGCATCCGGCTGCGCTCCCGGGCGTTGGCTTCCTGACGCCGGAGTTTGGAGCGGTCCATCTGCTCCTTCCCTTGCTTCTTTTTCCTGGGGCCCCTCTTTTTAGGGAGCCCGTCCTCGTCCTGGTCTTCCTCCCTCTCGTCCTCATCTCGGTCGGAGAAGTCGTCCTCGGCCTCCCTCATGTCTGAGTTGGACCTCTCCGGGTTGTGTTGTCGCTCCTGCTCCAGGCTCTCAGGTAAGCTTTCACGGGGAAAATTGGCACCGAACCGCGGCTCACACATCATATGAGATTCCTCGTATGGCAGTGTCAACATATTTCCTGcaaatcaaagcaaaaataaatggaGTGTAAGAGCAGAGCACAGCACCGCCGTCCTCTGAAGGCTTTCAGTTAATTACCTTGAGGATGAATCCTCCCAAGAGGAAGAGGAACAAATTGGAAAGCAAGGCCAGTGTCACAGCTTACAAattatttgctcttttttagccaattttagccctaaaagttaaaactgcatttaaaacgCCGTTCCTACCTCTTGTCAGCGTGCACCTTGCATGTTCCCAAAAATCTCCCCGGATTTTGCGCTGCAGCTTCTTCTCCCGCAAACCACAAATTAAAGGCAAAACCTGCGCTCTCTCctttctctgctgctctccctcttctctccccctctctctctcttccccttccctctctctttgaGGAATGACACTCATGCCAACAGCGGGTACCCATGCCATCTGCCGCTGACGTCTTGTGGCAGTCGAGACCACGTGTTCTGCGTCCCATGGGACCTCCATTCCGCACCGATCATCTGGCAGCTCCGGTAATGGGCACCGGGAGGCCCACGTTTACCGTCAGATACACAGACCGGAGAGGGATAACAACTAATATCTGCCTGTTTCCTCGTGTAAGGAAGATAAATTTATGTCTTTTTGTCAGGGAAAAAAAACGGAACGATGGATGTGTGAGTGTGCAAGCATCCTCAacaggtgagagagagagagagggaggattCACCAGAGAATACACCAACTATGAGTTATACTTGCaaccaaataaatcaaaaccttaaaaatgaaaagattaTAAAAAATCTCCCACATTCAAATCAAAGCCCCCTTTAAATCACAATACAAGCTTTGAATTGCATTAAACTACACTGCACACACTGTTGATAAAAGAATCAGAATGAACATTTACATCCCTAAAGGACTGCACCCATACATTTATTTACTCCTTTATCCTGTGATTGAATCATCTCAGAAATTCATTATCAAGGTaaagatttagatttagatttagattaGATTAtaccaaaaagaaaaatcttgtAACTGTTTAGACCAGTGCTTCTCCTTAAGGTGAAATcttgacaccccccccccatctaataaagaaatgtattaCTAGAATTTACCCCTTGTCCAGTAAAACAGATGGACAATAGAATGCACTGATAGTAAGTGGCATCTAACTGCAGACGTCTACAGACCTCagggtgcctaaccctaaccctcctTGGGTTATTCTTAGTTTGCggtgtgttaaatttaaatttatccCCCTCTGtaaatttttgattttgtttttttctttgtttcataaaattctgctgttgtgaaaaatagctgCTTACTGAACGTCTGACAGCGAGCAGAAAATAAACGTCACTCAGTATGtcattctggttctggcttGGGTAATatacatcacttcctgccccatggTCAAGGTCGCCCcgttgtagaggtctgcagccataTCCTGTTGCTGAAAGCAGCTTTCTGAGTCTTCATCAGGttccgacccaccagttgagaaccactggtgtcaacaaacaaacaaacaaatcaaaccCCTTTTTTAACAAACCCAAGCCAAATGACCTTCACAAAGCTGATGAAAATTGCCAATTAGTCTGATTTCAAACTGATGACATGTTTCAGAAATCAGCCACAGCTCTTAGAAGATAAGATAAACCTTTACTGATCTCACATAGTTTGGTTATTCAAACAGCTCAGCAGAGGACAGAAGAAACAAAGGTAAAAGAAAACATGCacctaaaacacaaacaacaaagaagactaAAACAGTGAGAGGACTGAGACCCAGTTTTAAGGAAACACACAAAGTGTGTAGCATATTGATGTGATAGAGGGGCTATATCACCAGGTAAACATTGCActggctaaaaccttgtatctcattttttttttttttttatgattttgattcTTTTCTTAAATCAGTCTTAGTAGCCACCCTTTGCCCATGGGGTTTAACAAatctcaaagcagcaaaaagtgtcataaagaTGCCTACTGTGAGCATTCAGTGTAGACATAACTGAAAAATACAGGGTTTTTTCATTTAGTGAAAAGTGgggattttggagataggaggtttaGGCCAATATGGCGATATTTGGcgatataaaaataataatattagtatttaaaaacacagggaaaagggaaaaaggaCACTGAATGGTTGGCTGAGACATCTGTGGGACTGAGGGAGTTAATTCACACTTgagttcattttaaaactgtcaGAGTTTGTTGATGAAAGATCTCTGATCCATAAAGAAGTCACTATCAGAAATGAATGGAGCTTAAAGTCTTTACTGAGATACTAAAATAGGATACAACAAGTCTAAGTATGTGTTTAAAGGAAACATTtgtaaaaagtatcaaaatctttggctgtcagcattaatacaACAATGGTAAAGTGATTAAGGTTCATAattagtacatttttaaaaatgcattgatTGCTCTGCAGGTGTTATTGTCCCTTTTAGCACACTGGTTAaaccactgcagcatctccctgcagccacagtgatgtaaactaCTGCTCCTTACTGTCTGACTTCACttaaagaaacacacacatggctcagtggacaagtcatcTAAACTTGTGatgtcaaacatttaccttgttaCATTTCACAGTCCATaacaaattcatttttccatggtTGAGTCAAATCCATAATCTCCAACCTACCTGAAGCTGCTTATTTTctcccaaacaggaagtcagttacccttagtttaagacaaaataaaaaccaagaatgaacaaaacatgaaactgcAAACAGAAgaatttaaaatgcagtttaaagAAGATTAATAGGGcccagatggcctagtggttaggttgcgGCCCTTATACACGGGTGGTCTGGGTTCGAGTCTGTCCTTTGGCTTCTGTCCCACAtgtctcttcctcactctctacccactctatccactgtcctcttcaaTGAATTAAAGCATAAAAGCCCAAACATATATCTTTAACAGGACCACTAAAAAAGAAGAGTAATTGCAAGTAACTATAGAAATCCAGAGATTTTTGCTGTATGTGgatttaaaagagcaaaaatcaaaactatTGCCAATTTAGAACattagaacaaaaaaatcaaaacacactaTGACTCTATAACTTCAGAGAATTTTACAAGCAACACATATACAACAGTAAACATGTGGGTCTTTAGGTGGGCTGGTAGGCTGAGCCACAACATTGATGCTCAccaactgtcttttttttttctgtcacaagGTCAGAAAGGTACGATGCTGCAGtgccatttattattttataagcTAGCACTCTGAAGTGTTTTCTAATCTAAGCAGGAAGTCAATCAAAAGACTAAAGTAATGTGCTTGCTTTGGTCAGAACATGAGCTGCTGCATTCAGTGCCATCTGTACACCAGAAAAAACGTCTTTGGCAAACCTGACAGAAGGATATTACAATAATCCAAACAGGATGtaagaaaagcatgaaaaggGATCTCAGTTTACTACAAAGTCAGAACTGATCTAATGTTGGTGACATTTTCTGTTACTTCCTCCATATTAAAGTCAAATGAAGGGATCTGAtcataaacaaagcaaaattCTGACTCTGTAATGAAGAACACAGCCATCCAGAGACAATGATAAATGATCATGCAGATGATTTGGTCTTAGAGGTCTAACAAGCATCATTTCCATGTTAGTTTATTTCACCAGTGATAACCAAGGCTGCCCGTAAAGGGGGTGTAAAGGGGAGCGCTTTCTGGGCCACACCCATATGGGAGACCCATAGAGGTCAGGAAAAtgatggtccattgtgaagtgaAGCTGGGATATGTTATCTTTAACCTGAATATTAGCCACCTTCATCAAAGCATTAgaataattttatttgtttatgcttAAGTATAatataacattttcaaaaagttataTTGTATCAAAAGATGTATATTGGGGCTTTGTATTCCTTTATCAGCACTGGAGGATAGTGGGCATAATCAgaaacaggggtgagagagCTGGAGAGTGCCACAGACTGGATTTGAACTCTcggccatctgcacccctaaactccttttctgaaaacaaaattaCCCGTAATGTTaccaatgtggatgggcacattgactaAACCAGCTGAAAAATAATGTCAAGCTTCATGGCTAAgttgtcaggataccagagaataagtagaagaaactgaaacaacattcaggaaaaaaatcattaataagtaaaataaaggtgaaaattgAAAAGAtaggtttaaagaggcaaaatgtgGGACAAAGGCGGCAAGTCTTCATTACGAAAggcataaatgggtggaaaatggtgaaaagcggttaaaaagtggcataaatggtttaatgtggcaaaattggtaaaaaaaaaaaaaagggggggggtaaaaataggataaaaggggcaaagtgGGTTTAATGGGAAGGCAGATTAGGCAAAAAGGAATGGAAAAAGCCATGAAAAGACAAAGTAATGCccaaaatgcttttaaagagtaaaaatatctgaaaattcAGCCTGTGTGGTTTCTTGAAATGCTACATACTCTCTGATAGTAACGTATTTATCTCAAGAGTCAAATTTGCTGGCTACATTGACAGACATATTTACTTACACCGAGCAGTCTATGCCTtacttttttactgcttttttgtatttatttaggTTTGTCAGGTGGATGTGGCTGATACCAAGATATATGAGGTGTGGCATAAACACTTGATCAAATTTTAGATTTGCGGTTTTCGGTTCAGCACTTGATGACTTTATTACACTATAGAAGAAATCAAAAAGACAAGACAGCATCAGTTGTGTCAACAATTGTccataaacagtcatttttacaTCAAACTGACACAGCCGGTGTTTTTCAAACCCTCTCAAACTATAATGTGTCACCAAGTTTTGTTTGTTGCGATACAAACTTTATCTCGAGAGTCACATCAGAGGAATGGATTCAGTTTGAAACAAAGATATGTGACAGTTTGCAAGAGCTTTGTTCACACAAATGCTGTCCAGCTGATCGGGTAGTCATCAGTAAACACGTGCGTGTCGCTTTGGAGAGAGTTACTGAATGTAGATTTGTTAAATCAGGAGGATTTGTTTGGAGGACCTGGTTGAATAAAAGGCTAAACTGTGCAGGCTTTAAAGCAGTTGCAATACAGCAATACACAGTCATTTTCTTAAAGCATGGATTCATATCAAATATTACTCTTTATTGTTTTACAGCATTTATAGTGAACCACCATAGTTTATAGCACTCCATATTTCTAGGTTGCAGCTTTAGTGGTTGTGGAAGCAAAAACCCAGGTGTGAGAGAAGTTCTGGGAGGTTTTGGAGAAGAACTTTCGGTTAGCTTAGAAGTTGTTCTGGCAAACCATCACGACGGAAGGGAAAGCAGGGCTTGACTCAGACTGTTATTGGACTTCACGCCCCCAACCTCACCTGGGATGCACAATAAGTTCTTCCGTAGGTGGGAATTGAAGGCTTTTTAGatcaagtgaaggagttcaagtatcttggggtcttgttcatgagtgagagTGGAGTGGACCAGATTGAGGCGtattggtgcagcatctgcaTTACTGGGGACATTttggtgaagaaggagctgagccagaaAGTAACTCTCAATGTACCAGTTAATCTCAACCcacacctatggtcatgagctcggtgtgatgactgaaagaatgagatcacaggTTCAAGCGGTCGCAATGAGAACCCACAGGAGGGTGGCTAGGCTCAGCcgtagagatagggtgaggagctcggacatccagaGAGAGctcaaagtagagctgctgctcctttgcctTGAAAAGAGCATCTGATAGGATGCCTCCTGAATGCCTCCATGTAAAGGGTCTTCCTGGCACATCTAACTGGGAGATGACCCCAGGGTTAGACCTCAAACAGCCCAAAAccatacatttttaagtttttaaattagAGGTGCATTTTGTAAAATTTCCACACTTAAGtgtctattttaatcacaaaattaacacttatattttaagtt from Cheilinus undulatus linkage group 13, ASM1832078v1, whole genome shotgun sequence includes:
- the neurod6b gene encoding neurogenic differentiation factor 6-B; the protein is MLTLPYEESHMMCEPRFGANFPRESLPESLEQERQHNPERSNSDMREAEDDFSDRDEDEREEDQDEDGLPKKRGPRKKKQGKEQMDRSKLRRQEANARERSRMHGLNAALESLRKVVPCYSKTQKLSKIETLRLAKNYIWALSETLSAGKRPDLLSFVQTLCKGLSQPTTNLVAGCLQLNARNFLTDHNGEVMFSGRSPYDTMYSYPGSDMNTPPGHSASSLDSSAKPFRHYGYSGAYEPYYENPSPESASPHFDSQLSPPMNFNGIFSLKHDDPPDYGKSSHYGMRYCSAPGRTALAHNSMYRVSPEGRFPYDLHVRSQSFQAQGEVNGSFHN